One bacterium genomic window, AGAATGTCCGACGTACGGCGTCATCTGCGGGCGACCCAGAGGGTCTGCCCCTACTGGAATAGTCGTCGGACAAGAATGTCCGACGTACGGATTGCTCCCCATGTTCCCTGTCCCCCGTTCCCTGTTCCCTGCTCACAAGGAGAGTAATTCCATCGCGTTCGAGGAACCAAGTCATGCCATTCTTCGCTTGACACTTGTAGAGGACGCGCGAATCCCATTGCCCCCGATTCTCAGTGAAGAAGAACGGTTTCGGAATGTTCGCTTGCGTTGGCGAGGACGTCGCCTGTGCTACCGGAGCGCAGAATCCCAATACGAAAAAAAGTAAAAGGGAGGAAACATAAGAGTAACGAAAAATCGGGAATGCCATCACACCTCCACCAACCACGCTTAGCTATGCCCGCGAGTTCAATTGGGAGAAATCCTAAACTATAATATATCGAATTGAATCAAGTGCTAACAGCATATTCGTACAACTTCCCAAAATTTCTAGATGTGAGAAAAGTTTTCGGTGCCTTCGTGTTTTCCTTTTGTTCTGTTCTTTTCCATTGTAAACTAACAATACAGAGTTAGCTGAGCTAAAAAACGGAGAGTCAACTTTCACCAAGTATAGTATTTCTCAACTCAAAACAAGGTGTCACCAAAATAGCAACCGGGAGGATAAAATGAGCTGGCAGAAACTGCGGGGAAAACTCGCGGAATATCATACGGGAACTGTAAGCGATGTCGAGTATTTGGTGATTTGCCAAGTCTATCACACGTTTCTCGACGTTGCCTGCAACTATTCCCGGCATGTTCCCCATCAAGAACGGTTCGATCTAACACACCCCGATATCTTCGAGCAATACCTCGGACAGGTGCGAGATGATTTAATCGCCATGAAATCGAAAATCGATCCGTTTTATCATAATCTGGTCGAGGAGACCTTCGAGGAAGCGAAGCAGGTATTGCTGAAGTAATGAGCACTTACATGAATTCGATTGCAAAAAAAACGGGCAAGTTGCCCGTCGAAAAATTCTCACTCTTGCTGTAGTTATTACTTATGCAGCGAGGTTGACATATTCCCGAGTACTGGGGTTGATGATCCGGCATCAGTTTGCTCGGTGGGGTCGCCGCCTTCCTCGACATCGACCGGAACTGGCGGTTTCGCATTTTCGATGCCTTTGATATCGAGTCGTCGAGCGCCAAGGTAACGCTTTGCCCAATACCCTTTCTCGATGGTCGAGACTGTTACCCCTTTACGTGAAGCGTGCGCAAACCTTCCATCTCCCAGATAAATTCCAACATGATGGATGCGTGACTTTTTACGGGCAAAGGTAAGAATATCGCCATAGCGCAATTTCTCGCGATTGATTTCCGCTCCGATTCTCGCAATTTCCCGCGAGCTGCGAGGCAAGTCGATGCCTACTTCTTCAAAGACTTCATTCACGAAACCGGAACAATCGATTCCTTTCCTGCCATTCCCACCGAAGCGGTATTTCGTGCCCATCCATTGCGCTATCGCAATCGTCAATGGATGATTATCACCCATTGAAACGCTGGGTAAATCTTCGGTCTCAAACAGTTTCTCAGTATGAGTGCGGAAATACTCTTCAATATCGGCGGCATCGAGGGAATCATCGTCGAGGATAGGAATCGGTTTGCTTTGTTCTGGTATGGTAACGTTACTAATGAGAAGTTTTGGTGTGCGGACCGCGTACCGAATCGATGTCGTGAAACATCCTGCGGTAAACAACGGTAGTAGTAGAAGTAGAAGTGTTTTCTTTGTCGGGATTCTAACCATTACTGGCAACTTACGGCTCTAACAGTTTTTTTACAAGTACCTCGCGCTGTTCGACGCTCTGAAACTGTAGAACGATTTTCCCTTTGTTCGGGTTCCCCGCAAACAATATTTGACAACCAAGTCGCTCCTCCAACTGATTTCGCAATACCGGGTCGTCGTAGGTCGGTCTGCCGCCCCGTTTTACGGTATCTTTCGGGGTACTCGCCATACTCTTCTGGACGAGCGCTTCGGTCTGCCGGACGTTTAGCGTTTGTTCGAGAACGATTCGCCAGAGCGTTGGAATGTCCTTGGGTTGTGCGCCTAACAGCGCTCTGCCGTGCCCTTCACTCAATTCCCTGCGTCGGATACTCTCTTGGACTGCTTCCGGTAACGTCAGGATGCGCAAGGTATTGGTTATCGTCGAACGACCGCGTCCCAATTGTTTCGCTAATTCATCGTGTGTCCAATTTGTTTGCTCCAACAGCTTTTGACAACCATTGGCAAACTCAATCGAATCCAAGTCCTCGCGTTGCAAATTCTCGATTAAGGTAATAAGTCCGCGTTGGCCGTCGTCCAATCCTTGCAGCAAGCGAATCGGGACTTCGGTCAGACCAGCTAATTTCGCTGCCCGCAATCGCCGCTCGCCTGCCAGTAACCGGAACACTCCCGGCTCCGGTTCTTCCACCAGCAACGGTTGTAACACCCCTTGCTGCTTAATCGAAGCAGCTAATTCCTGTAACGAGGTTTCATCGAAATGACGGCGTGGTTGTAACGGATTCGGTTCGATTGCCGCGATGGGAAGCTGGCGGTATTCCCCCTCCACCGCTTCGTCGGAAGCCCCCGGGATCAAGGCGGATAACCCTCGGCCGAGACTTGGTACTTTAGGTTTCATCGAGAATTAACTCCTCGGCGAGCGCCAGATAGTTTTTTGCGCCTCGACTGGTAATGTCGTACAGAAAAATCGGAAGTCCGTGCGACGGAGCCTCGGAAAGCTTGACCGAACGATGAATCGGGGTTTCGAACACTCGACCCTTAAAAAACCGTTTCACATCGTCGCGGACTTGCTTCGATAGGCTCAATCGTTGGTCGTACATCGTCAAAACAGCCCCTTCGATTTCCAATTGTGGATTCAAGTGCCGTTTCACAAGCCGGATCGTGTTTAGTAACTGAGTCAATCCTTCCAATGCGTAATACTCGGCTTGAATCGGGATCAACACCGAATCGGAAGCGGTCAAGGCATTCAACGTCAATAATCCAAGCGATGGGGGACAATCGATAATCACCCACTCAAAATCTTCGCGGATCGTCGATAATGCGTTTTTCAACATGTGTTCGCGCGACATCATCGGAACCAGTTCGATTTCCGCCCCGACTAACCGGATATGCGCAGGTATAATGCTTAAGTATTCTACTTGGGTCGGTAACACGCAATTCCGGAAATCTACTTCCTTGAGTAATAACTCGTAACTGGTCGGATGATCCGGCGGAACTTCTACTCCCAACCCGCTGGTCGCATTCGCTTGGGGATCCATATCGATGAGCAGCACCTTCCGCTCGGCAAGGGCAATCGCAGTCGCGAGATTAACAGCAGTCGTCGTTTTACCGACGCCGCCCTTTTGATTCGCCACCACAATTACTTTTCCACTCATAGCGGTAATGTCAAGCTCTTGAATTGGTTCTTCTTCCAGTTCCATAACTCACACGAATCGGTTTGCGTAAATTATACTATACGAATTGATTGCTATGCTTTAAGCGACAGTGCCTAAGTTCATCCGGTCGCCAAACCGCCGATAGAACTCTTCCCAAACGGGGTCATTCTCCCGATTGGGATGGTGTCCCATCGTGATTTCTGCTTCGCCCCGCATCCGGATTACCCAATCGCGATCCCTTACTAAGTCAGCCCACTTCAATTCGGGTAAGCCGTGCTGTCTTGTTCCAAAGTACTCACCAGACCCCCGTAATGTAAGGTCTACCTCAGCGAGTTCAAATCCGTCGTTCGTTCGTTTGATGGCAGCAATTCGATCCTTCACAACTGCTGAAGAATGCTGATATACGATTAAAATACATTGCGACGGGTAGGAGCCTCTGCCAATGCGACCCCGGAGTTGATGGAGCTGTGCAAGTCCAAACCGTTCGGCATGTTCCACCACCAGCATCGTTGCAGTCGGAACATCCACCCCAACCTCGATCACTGTCGTCGCGATAAGAATTTTTGTGACGCCATTGGCGAAGCGATGCAACGCCTGGTTCTTTTCCTCGAGCGACATTCGACCATGCAACAATCCCACGGGAATACCTGCCAATATTCCTTTAGATAAGGTTTCGTACTCCTCGGTTGCCGCCTTCAAATCGAGCTTCTCGCTCTCTTCCACCAGCGGAAACACGACGTAACTCTGTAGTCCGGCTTCGGCATTGCTGCGCACTGCCCGGTAGACGTCCTCCCGTTTTGCCGGTGTAACGCCAATCATCTTAATTGCGCCACGCGCCGCCGGTTTCTCATCCAGCCGCGATACGTCAAGGTCACCATACGCCGTTAATGCCAATGTCCGGGGAATCGGCGTTGCCGTCATCACTAACGTGTGAACCGCTTCCCCTTTTTCACTCAACAAACCCCGCTGCCGGACACCAAACCGGTGCTGTTCGTCGATGATGACCAACCCCAACCGCTTGAATTTTACCCGTTCCTGAATCAAAGCGTGAGTTCCAATCGCAACCTGAATATCGCCGGACTGGATACCGCCCAGCACCTCCCGTTGTCGCGCTATTGGCATCCCCGACACTAACAGACCGACTCGAACGCCTAACTGTTCAAATCGTTCGACGCTGGTCAAGTAATGCTGTTCGGCAAGTATTTCGGTCGGAGCCATCAGAGCGCCTTGCCAACCCGCCTCTACCGCCATCATCAGTGCGAGTAATGCGATAACGGTCTTGCCGCTGCCGACATCGCCTTGCAGTAAACGGAGCATCGGACGCGGTTGCCGCATATCCTTATAGATTTCGTTCAGGACATTCCGTTGTCCCTTCGTCAATTCAAATGGAAACTTTTTTAATAGTTCGTGGGTG contains:
- a CDS encoding NlpC/P60 family protein; protein product: MVRIPTKKTLLLLLLPLFTAGCFTTSIRYAVRTPKLLISNVTIPEQSKPIPILDDDSLDAADIEEYFRTHTEKLFETEDLPSVSMGDNHPLTIAIAQWMGTKYRFGGNGRKGIDCSGFVNEVFEEVGIDLPRSSREIARIGAEINREKLRYGDILTFARKKSRIHHVGIYLGDGRFAHASRKGVTVSTIEKGYWAKRYLGARRLDIKGIENAKPPVPVDVEEGGDPTEQTDAGSSTPVLGNMSTSLHK
- a CDS encoding ParB/RepB/Spo0J family partition protein; translated protein: MKPKVPSLGRGLSALIPGASDEAVEGEYRQLPIAAIEPNPLQPRRHFDETSLQELAASIKQQGVLQPLLVEEPEPGVFRLLAGERRLRAAKLAGLTEVPIRLLQGLDDGQRGLITLIENLQREDLDSIEFANGCQKLLEQTNWTHDELAKQLGRGRSTITNTLRILTLPEAVQESIRRRELSEGHGRALLGAQPKDIPTLWRIVLEQTLNVRQTEALVQKSMASTPKDTVKRGGRPTYDDPVLRNQLEERLGCQILFAGNPNKGKIVLQFQSVEQREVLVKKLLEP
- a CDS encoding AAA family ATPase is translated as MSGKVIVVANQKGGVGKTTTAVNLATAIALAERKVLLIDMDPQANATSGLGVEVPPDHPTSYELLLKEVDFRNCVLPTQVEYLSIIPAHIRLVGAEIELVPMMSREHMLKNALSTIREDFEWVIIDCPPSLGLLTLNALTASDSVLIPIQAEYYALEGLTQLLNTIRLVKRHLNPQLEIEGAVLTMYDQRLSLSKQVRDDVKRFFKGRVFETPIHRSVKLSEAPSHGLPIFLYDITSRGAKNYLALAEELILDET
- the recG gene encoding ATP-dependent DNA helicase RecG — encoded protein: MLDKPVLHWESSLEYAPGVGPARWQTLSELGITTVGDALSRCPKRYIDRSKVYAVAELATHDKEDVTCIGEVQSFGEIFAKRMRKRIYKVIFQDATGGAFEVMYYDGLSYHRDQFKEGDWFAVSGKVSLSPGRPNFSHPSLEKLEDEETREAYRASGRIVPVYPLSESMLRTGLRSRTYQRVIEKLLERCELSETLPEEVRTRCGLPDRKTSFQYLHLPENIAQTEVGAAFQIAEELFFFQWAVLLKRAEQKQLPAPALSDVGNRTHELLKKFPFELTKGQRNVLNEIYKDMRQPRPMLRLLQGDVGSGKTVIALLALMMAVEAGWQGALMAPTEILAEQHYLTSVERFEQLGVRVGLLVSGMPIARQREVLGGIQSGDIQVAIGTHALIQERVKFKRLGLVIIDEQHRFGVRQRGLLSEKGEAVHTLVMTATPIPRTLALTAYGDLDVSRLDEKPAARGAIKMIGVTPAKREDVYRAVRSNAEAGLQSYVVFPLVEESEKLDLKAATEEYETLSKGILAGIPVGLLHGRMSLEEKNQALHRFANGVTKILIATTVIEVGVDVPTATMLVVEHAERFGLAQLHQLRGRIGRGSYPSQCILIVYQHSSAVVKDRIAAIKRTNDGFELAEVDLTLRGSGEYFGTRQHGLPELKWADLVRDRDWVIRMRGEAEITMGHHPNRENDPVWEEFYRRFGDRMNLGTVA